From a region of the Archocentrus centrarchus isolate MPI-CPG fArcCen1 chromosome 18, fArcCen1, whole genome shotgun sequence genome:
- the LOC115797392 gene encoding butyrophilin subfamily 2 member A2-like isoform X2 translates to MNFDVQASLIFVQMENLPLRSQSRILTLLVFQFLLTDTCRGQAPVLKVGALGADISLPCHVDPTVYEPDFTLEWTRPDLNPRFVLVWRSGQELVDKKHQSFVGRTSLFPDELKHGNISLKLSKVKVSDQGTYRCFIPALETKSVIQLVVASVNISLPVISLSGVDKDQSGVILTCESAGWYPEPELLWLDAEGHLLSAGPTETLRGPDDLYTVSSRVTVEKRHSNNITCRVQQKNINQSRETHIHVPDDFFGLTCSSAVPIIVCLAVCTVLASACGVFMFKWGRHTIKTRSNEWDYMEKGEKHIYSKKDVNQEGQEHEKLMTGESEPLDPSVGGEKTSNHLFSEKEEEAVEDMMDEEETIRSEQKQPFLNPFKTLNNNQQRREDAVREVPLLKQEPENHKQADEKWSEKLKETQKQLDNKTEENDQLKRHADRLMTSIKEMQQLQTELEAKGKQLESYQQAAEDKQKEANEKLNKAHCEVEKQRAEISELKKELNKQLYREQQSQGKTDSELEEVLKKNEELMKALKEERSKREEAGKEVETLKTELKTKLKVRR, encoded by the exons ATGAACTTCGACGTTCAG gCTTCTCTGATATTTGTCCAAATGGAAAATCTTCCACTTAGATCTCAATCCCGAATCCTCACTCTGCTGGTTTTTCAGTTTCTCCTAACAGACACATGCAGAG GTCAGGCTCCTGTGTTAAAAGTGGGAGCACTTGGTGCTGACATCAGTTTACCCTGTCACGTTGACCCCACTGTATATGAACCTGACTTTACATTGGAGTGGACGCGACCTGACCTGAACCCCAGGTTTGTTCTGGTGTGGCGCTCTGGTCAGGAGCTCGTGGATAAAAAGCATCAGTCATTTGTAGGGAGAACATCCCTGTTTCCTGATGAGCTGAAACACGGAAACATTTCACTGAAACTCTCTAAAGTAAAAGTATCTGACCAGGGCACGTACAGATGTTTTATTCCAGCACTGGAAACGAAATCAGTCATTCAGCTAGTTGTTG CATCAGTTAACATCTCCTTGCCCGTCATCAGTTTGTCAGGAGTGGATAAAGACCAGAGTGGAGTGATATTAACCTGTGAGTCTGCAGGCTGGTATCCAGagcctgagctgctgtggttggaCGCTGAGGGACACCTCCTCTCTGCTGGACCTACAGAGACCCTCAGAGGTCCTGATGACCTCTATACTGTCAGCAGCAGAGTGACTGTGGAGAAGAGACACAGCAACAACATCACCTGCAGAGTCCAACAGAAGAACATCAACCagagcagagagacacacatacatgttcCAG ATGATTTCTTTGGGCTCACATGCAGTTCTGCAGTGCCCATCATTGTTTGTTTGGCTGTTTGCACCGTTTTAGCATCAGCATGTggtgtgtttatgtttaaatGGGGACGACACACAATCA AGACAAGGAGCAACGAGTGGGATTATATGGAGAAgggagaaaaacacatttactccAAAAAGGACGTAAATCAGGAAGGACAGGAGCATGAAAAACTAATGACAGGTGAATCAGAGCCACTGGATCCTTCAGTGGGAGGAGAAAAGACAAGCAACCAT ttgttcagtgagaaagaggaggaggctgTGGAAGACATGATGGATGAAGAGGAGACGATTAGATCTGAGCAAAAACAG CCCTTTTTGAATCCCTTCAAAACCCTGAACAATAAccagcagaggagggaggacGCTGTGAGAGAAGTCCCACTTTTAAAGCAGGAG ccagaGAATCACAAACAAGCTGATGAGAAGTGGAGTGAAAAACTGAAGgagacacaaaaacagctggACAACAAGACAGAGGAGAACGATCAGCTTAAAAGACAC gcggATCGTCTAATGACTTCTATCAAAGAGATGCAACAACTGCAAACAGAGCTGGAGGCCAAAGGAAAACAG CTGGAGAGTTATCAACAGGCCGCTGaggataagcagaaggaagccaatgaaaaactgaataaagcaCACTGTGAAGTGGAGAAGCAGAGAGCTGAGATCagtgagctgaagaaagaa TTGAATAAGCAGCTCTACAGGGAGCAGCAAAGTCAGGGCAAAACTGATTCAGAGTTGGAGGAAGTCCTGAAGAAAAACGAAGAG TTGATGAAGGCGCTGAAGGAGGAAAGGTCCAAAAGGGAGGAAGCAGGGAAAGAAGTGGAAACGTTGAAGACTGAGCTGAAGACCAAG CTGAAGGTACGCCGTTAA
- the LOC115797392 gene encoding butyrophilin subfamily 2 member A2-like isoform X1 — MNFDVQASLIFVQMENLPLRSQSRILTLLVFQFLLTDTCRGQAPVLKVGALGADISLPCHVDPTVYEPDFTLEWTRPDLNPRFVLVWRSGQELVDKKHQSFVGRTSLFPDELKHGNISLKLSKVKVSDQGTYRCFIPALETKSVIQLVVASVNISLPVISLSGVDKDQSGVILTCESAGWYPEPELLWLDAEGHLLSAGPTETLRGPDDLYTVSSRVTVEKRHSNNITCRVQQKNINQSRETHIHVPDDFFGLTCSSAVPIIVCLAVCTVLASACGVFMFKWGRHTIKTRSNEWDYMEKGEKHIYSKKDVNQEGQEHEKLMTGESEPLDPSVGGEKTSNHLFSEKEEEAVEDMMDEEETIRSEQKQPFLNPFKTLNNNQQRREDAVREVPLLKQEPENHKQADEKWSEKLKETQKQLDNKTEENDQLKRHADRLMTSIKEMQQLQTELEAKGKQLESYQQAAEDKQKEANEKLNKAHCEVEKQRAEISELKKELNKQLYREQQSQGKTDSELEEVLKKNEELMKALKEERSKREEAGKEVETLKTELKTKSVISGCNTFTVMALRSI; from the exons ATGAACTTCGACGTTCAG gCTTCTCTGATATTTGTCCAAATGGAAAATCTTCCACTTAGATCTCAATCCCGAATCCTCACTCTGCTGGTTTTTCAGTTTCTCCTAACAGACACATGCAGAG GTCAGGCTCCTGTGTTAAAAGTGGGAGCACTTGGTGCTGACATCAGTTTACCCTGTCACGTTGACCCCACTGTATATGAACCTGACTTTACATTGGAGTGGACGCGACCTGACCTGAACCCCAGGTTTGTTCTGGTGTGGCGCTCTGGTCAGGAGCTCGTGGATAAAAAGCATCAGTCATTTGTAGGGAGAACATCCCTGTTTCCTGATGAGCTGAAACACGGAAACATTTCACTGAAACTCTCTAAAGTAAAAGTATCTGACCAGGGCACGTACAGATGTTTTATTCCAGCACTGGAAACGAAATCAGTCATTCAGCTAGTTGTTG CATCAGTTAACATCTCCTTGCCCGTCATCAGTTTGTCAGGAGTGGATAAAGACCAGAGTGGAGTGATATTAACCTGTGAGTCTGCAGGCTGGTATCCAGagcctgagctgctgtggttggaCGCTGAGGGACACCTCCTCTCTGCTGGACCTACAGAGACCCTCAGAGGTCCTGATGACCTCTATACTGTCAGCAGCAGAGTGACTGTGGAGAAGAGACACAGCAACAACATCACCTGCAGAGTCCAACAGAAGAACATCAACCagagcagagagacacacatacatgttcCAG ATGATTTCTTTGGGCTCACATGCAGTTCTGCAGTGCCCATCATTGTTTGTTTGGCTGTTTGCACCGTTTTAGCATCAGCATGTggtgtgtttatgtttaaatGGGGACGACACACAATCA AGACAAGGAGCAACGAGTGGGATTATATGGAGAAgggagaaaaacacatttactccAAAAAGGACGTAAATCAGGAAGGACAGGAGCATGAAAAACTAATGACAGGTGAATCAGAGCCACTGGATCCTTCAGTGGGAGGAGAAAAGACAAGCAACCAT ttgttcagtgagaaagaggaggaggctgTGGAAGACATGATGGATGAAGAGGAGACGATTAGATCTGAGCAAAAACAG CCCTTTTTGAATCCCTTCAAAACCCTGAACAATAAccagcagaggagggaggacGCTGTGAGAGAAGTCCCACTTTTAAAGCAGGAG ccagaGAATCACAAACAAGCTGATGAGAAGTGGAGTGAAAAACTGAAGgagacacaaaaacagctggACAACAAGACAGAGGAGAACGATCAGCTTAAAAGACAC gcggATCGTCTAATGACTTCTATCAAAGAGATGCAACAACTGCAAACAGAGCTGGAGGCCAAAGGAAAACAG CTGGAGAGTTATCAACAGGCCGCTGaggataagcagaaggaagccaatgaaaaactgaataaagcaCACTGTGAAGTGGAGAAGCAGAGAGCTGAGATCagtgagctgaagaaagaa TTGAATAAGCAGCTCTACAGGGAGCAGCAAAGTCAGGGCAAAACTGATTCAGAGTTGGAGGAAGTCCTGAAGAAAAACGAAGAG TTGATGAAGGCGCTGAAGGAGGAAAGGTCCAAAAGGGAGGAAGCAGGGAAAGAAGTGGAAACGTTGAAGACTGAGCTGAAGACCAAG tcTGTGATCTCTGGATGTAATACCTTTACAGTTATGGCGCTCAGATCCATTTGA
- the LOC115797392 gene encoding butyrophilin-like protein 1 isoform X4, with protein sequence MNFDVQASLIFVQMENLPLRSQSRILTLLVFQFLLTDTCRGQAPVLKVGALGADISLPCHVDPTVYEPDFTLEWTRPDLNPRFVLVWRSGQELVDKKHQSFVGRTSLFPDELKHGNISLKLSKVKVSDQGTYRCFIPALETKSVIQLVVASVNISLPVISLSGVDKDQSGVILTCESAGWYPEPELLWLDAEGHLLSAGPTETLRGPDDLYTVSSRVTVEKRHSNNITCRVQQKNINQSRETHIHVPDDFFGLTCSSAVPIIVCLAVCTVLASACGVFMFKWGRHTIKTRSNEWDYMEKGEKHIYSKKDVNQEGQEHEKLMTGESEPLDPSVGGEKTSNHLFSEKEEEAVEDMMDEEETIRSEQKQPFLNPFKTLNNNQQRREDAVREVPLLKQEPENHKQADEKWSEKLKETQKQLDNKTEENDQLKRHADRLMTSIKEMQQLQTELEAKGKQLNKQLYREQQSQGKTDSELEEVLKKNEELMKALKEERSKREEAGKEVETLKTELKTKSVISGCNTFTVMALRSI encoded by the exons ATGAACTTCGACGTTCAG gCTTCTCTGATATTTGTCCAAATGGAAAATCTTCCACTTAGATCTCAATCCCGAATCCTCACTCTGCTGGTTTTTCAGTTTCTCCTAACAGACACATGCAGAG GTCAGGCTCCTGTGTTAAAAGTGGGAGCACTTGGTGCTGACATCAGTTTACCCTGTCACGTTGACCCCACTGTATATGAACCTGACTTTACATTGGAGTGGACGCGACCTGACCTGAACCCCAGGTTTGTTCTGGTGTGGCGCTCTGGTCAGGAGCTCGTGGATAAAAAGCATCAGTCATTTGTAGGGAGAACATCCCTGTTTCCTGATGAGCTGAAACACGGAAACATTTCACTGAAACTCTCTAAAGTAAAAGTATCTGACCAGGGCACGTACAGATGTTTTATTCCAGCACTGGAAACGAAATCAGTCATTCAGCTAGTTGTTG CATCAGTTAACATCTCCTTGCCCGTCATCAGTTTGTCAGGAGTGGATAAAGACCAGAGTGGAGTGATATTAACCTGTGAGTCTGCAGGCTGGTATCCAGagcctgagctgctgtggttggaCGCTGAGGGACACCTCCTCTCTGCTGGACCTACAGAGACCCTCAGAGGTCCTGATGACCTCTATACTGTCAGCAGCAGAGTGACTGTGGAGAAGAGACACAGCAACAACATCACCTGCAGAGTCCAACAGAAGAACATCAACCagagcagagagacacacatacatgttcCAG ATGATTTCTTTGGGCTCACATGCAGTTCTGCAGTGCCCATCATTGTTTGTTTGGCTGTTTGCACCGTTTTAGCATCAGCATGTggtgtgtttatgtttaaatGGGGACGACACACAATCA AGACAAGGAGCAACGAGTGGGATTATATGGAGAAgggagaaaaacacatttactccAAAAAGGACGTAAATCAGGAAGGACAGGAGCATGAAAAACTAATGACAGGTGAATCAGAGCCACTGGATCCTTCAGTGGGAGGAGAAAAGACAAGCAACCAT ttgttcagtgagaaagaggaggaggctgTGGAAGACATGATGGATGAAGAGGAGACGATTAGATCTGAGCAAAAACAG CCCTTTTTGAATCCCTTCAAAACCCTGAACAATAAccagcagaggagggaggacGCTGTGAGAGAAGTCCCACTTTTAAAGCAGGAG ccagaGAATCACAAACAAGCTGATGAGAAGTGGAGTGAAAAACTGAAGgagacacaaaaacagctggACAACAAGACAGAGGAGAACGATCAGCTTAAAAGACAC gcggATCGTCTAATGACTTCTATCAAAGAGATGCAACAACTGCAAACAGAGCTGGAGGCCAAAGGAAAACAG TTGAATAAGCAGCTCTACAGGGAGCAGCAAAGTCAGGGCAAAACTGATTCAGAGTTGGAGGAAGTCCTGAAGAAAAACGAAGAG TTGATGAAGGCGCTGAAGGAGGAAAGGTCCAAAAGGGAGGAAGCAGGGAAAGAAGTGGAAACGTTGAAGACTGAGCTGAAGACCAAG tcTGTGATCTCTGGATGTAATACCTTTACAGTTATGGCGCTCAGATCCATTTGA
- the LOC115797392 gene encoding butyrophilin subfamily 2 member A2-like isoform X3 produces MENLPLRSQSRILTLLVFQFLLTDTCRGQAPVLKVGALGADISLPCHVDPTVYEPDFTLEWTRPDLNPRFVLVWRSGQELVDKKHQSFVGRTSLFPDELKHGNISLKLSKVKVSDQGTYRCFIPALETKSVIQLVVASVNISLPVISLSGVDKDQSGVILTCESAGWYPEPELLWLDAEGHLLSAGPTETLRGPDDLYTVSSRVTVEKRHSNNITCRVQQKNINQSRETHIHVPDDFFGLTCSSAVPIIVCLAVCTVLASACGVFMFKWGRHTIKTRSNEWDYMEKGEKHIYSKKDVNQEGQEHEKLMTGESEPLDPSVGGEKTSNHLFSEKEEEAVEDMMDEEETIRSEQKQPFLNPFKTLNNNQQRREDAVREVPLLKQEPENHKQADEKWSEKLKETQKQLDNKTEENDQLKRHADRLMTSIKEMQQLQTELEAKGKQLESYQQAAEDKQKEANEKLNKAHCEVEKQRAEISELKKELNKQLYREQQSQGKTDSELEEVLKKNEELMKALKEERSKREEAGKEVETLKTELKTKSVISGCNTFTVMALRSI; encoded by the exons ATGGAAAATCTTCCACTTAGATCTCAATCCCGAATCCTCACTCTGCTGGTTTTTCAGTTTCTCCTAACAGACACATGCAGAG GTCAGGCTCCTGTGTTAAAAGTGGGAGCACTTGGTGCTGACATCAGTTTACCCTGTCACGTTGACCCCACTGTATATGAACCTGACTTTACATTGGAGTGGACGCGACCTGACCTGAACCCCAGGTTTGTTCTGGTGTGGCGCTCTGGTCAGGAGCTCGTGGATAAAAAGCATCAGTCATTTGTAGGGAGAACATCCCTGTTTCCTGATGAGCTGAAACACGGAAACATTTCACTGAAACTCTCTAAAGTAAAAGTATCTGACCAGGGCACGTACAGATGTTTTATTCCAGCACTGGAAACGAAATCAGTCATTCAGCTAGTTGTTG CATCAGTTAACATCTCCTTGCCCGTCATCAGTTTGTCAGGAGTGGATAAAGACCAGAGTGGAGTGATATTAACCTGTGAGTCTGCAGGCTGGTATCCAGagcctgagctgctgtggttggaCGCTGAGGGACACCTCCTCTCTGCTGGACCTACAGAGACCCTCAGAGGTCCTGATGACCTCTATACTGTCAGCAGCAGAGTGACTGTGGAGAAGAGACACAGCAACAACATCACCTGCAGAGTCCAACAGAAGAACATCAACCagagcagagagacacacatacatgttcCAG ATGATTTCTTTGGGCTCACATGCAGTTCTGCAGTGCCCATCATTGTTTGTTTGGCTGTTTGCACCGTTTTAGCATCAGCATGTggtgtgtttatgtttaaatGGGGACGACACACAATCA AGACAAGGAGCAACGAGTGGGATTATATGGAGAAgggagaaaaacacatttactccAAAAAGGACGTAAATCAGGAAGGACAGGAGCATGAAAAACTAATGACAGGTGAATCAGAGCCACTGGATCCTTCAGTGGGAGGAGAAAAGACAAGCAACCAT ttgttcagtgagaaagaggaggaggctgTGGAAGACATGATGGATGAAGAGGAGACGATTAGATCTGAGCAAAAACAG CCCTTTTTGAATCCCTTCAAAACCCTGAACAATAAccagcagaggagggaggacGCTGTGAGAGAAGTCCCACTTTTAAAGCAGGAG ccagaGAATCACAAACAAGCTGATGAGAAGTGGAGTGAAAAACTGAAGgagacacaaaaacagctggACAACAAGACAGAGGAGAACGATCAGCTTAAAAGACAC gcggATCGTCTAATGACTTCTATCAAAGAGATGCAACAACTGCAAACAGAGCTGGAGGCCAAAGGAAAACAG CTGGAGAGTTATCAACAGGCCGCTGaggataagcagaaggaagccaatgaaaaactgaataaagcaCACTGTGAAGTGGAGAAGCAGAGAGCTGAGATCagtgagctgaagaaagaa TTGAATAAGCAGCTCTACAGGGAGCAGCAAAGTCAGGGCAAAACTGATTCAGAGTTGGAGGAAGTCCTGAAGAAAAACGAAGAG TTGATGAAGGCGCTGAAGGAGGAAAGGTCCAAAAGGGAGGAAGCAGGGAAAGAAGTGGAAACGTTGAAGACTGAGCTGAAGACCAAG tcTGTGATCTCTGGATGTAATACCTTTACAGTTATGGCGCTCAGATCCATTTGA